The segment cctctggaaaaaacaattgtagcccacaccttgaagtggccttcaggccttgtgtgatCACCACAATCAATAGACCCCTCGCCAATTGCTACACAGAGGCTGAGCTCACATGCATGTTTTGACACACAGAAAACGGCTATCTTCCAATCATTTGCCATCTTTGACCCAAGTGAGGGCGCTAGCAaaccccagtgagggtgctttttgagtATGTGACGTCCAAGCAAGGGGTCTATACACACAAGTAAACATGAAGCTTAGATATGAATGCTTACACACATACTGAAATTTGACACATTGCCTGACATCCGAGTACTGGAAGCTTCTATTTTCAGCATCAGAGTGCCATGAGCTATTGAACCCACCAGCAAACAATGGCTAGACAACTATATAATGTATGACATTTATACTGGCAACAAGCCTTTACATTCCAAGACTACTGCTTAGTAGGGATTTCTTGAGCAGTATTTTCCATGAAACTAAaccctggttcatacttcctgcaaatgcgaacgCGAAGCGAGCGTTGGCATcacaaaattcgcaacgaatGTCGCAGCTGTATAGCTCGGGGCAACTCACTTgggaatatcgctgcgaaaggatagttgtgacgtcatattcacgTCAACTTcgattcgcattcgcaggaagtatgaaccaggcttaaaggaacacgttgccttggatcagacgagttggtctataaaaagcatttgtaacctaTTTTTATAagatgcatatggttggaaagatttttttaaagtagaatacaatgatccacacaagtttgccacGAAATtgatggttttccttttactgtgcgaactaacacggtcggccagtcatgggagtaaaaaatttgactcccataaatggctgaacgtgttagtcgacgatgtaaaaggaaaaccgtgcaatttcgaggcatgtttgtgtggatcattgtattctactttgacaacatctttctacacatatgcattttttaaaaaaatatttacaaacgcttttcaaagaccaactcgtccgatccaaggcaacgtgttcctttaatttctgGTTGTATGTAACTCTATGGTCTCACCTTAAATATTCCAGAAATTGAAAGCGTGAGGCTGGATGTTCTGGAAAGTAATAAAAATTCGGAGAGAGCGAGCATAAACCCCAACACTGCTCCAATAAGGAGAGTGAACCACGTATGAAGGAAGACATTTATATCCTCATATCCTAGGAACAGCTTAGTGGAGGAAATGTGTACACCTGCAAGAAAAATggaggtttttattttaaaatattttgatacaCGGCAGCAAAGTGCACCCGAAGCATCTGCATTCTATACCTTTTTACCAAAATGCCCCAaaagctttaaaggaacacgttgccttgaatcggacgagttggtttttgaaaagcgttttgaaccgtttgttctaaaatgcatatggttagaaagacgttttgaaagtagaatataattattcacacaagtatgactcgaaagtgcacggttttccatttacatcgcgaactaacatggtcggccatttttgggagtcaaaattttgactcccaaaaatggccgaccgtgtttcttcgcgacgtaaaaagaaaacggtgcattttcgaggcatgttagtgtggattattatactctacttttaaattatctatctaaccatttgcattttataacaaatggttccaaacgctttttaaagaccaactggaccgaatcaaggcaacgtgttcctttaagcaaaggCCACGACCCGAATTTACATTCTCCAATGATTCCCATGTTAACATAGTATCTATATTtcttaaacaatacaaaatttggGGGTTTTCCAAATACTTTTACAATAAAAGTTTGTTTCGTTTCCAATAAAAACCAATGTCTGGGAGTATGGTGAATATACACAAAAATGGTATATATTTTTGATATACAAAATGCACAGTGCAGCATGAcctaatttcatggcactgTTGACAGTAGAATTCTGCTCTTATAGCTCATGGATACACTTGCTCTACAGGGTGTCGGAAGCTCAGAATACTGCCTTAAGTAGTGCCCTGAAATTTGGTCCTGGCTTGGCGCAATAATAGACTTGTTTATACCTTCTACAACCAGAGCAACGGGCATTAAGCCCAAAATCATGATGGGTTGAAGGTGGTATATCGTATCCACTGGATTTGTAAgacctggagaaaaaaaaagtaattatatAGTATTATTTCAAATTCTCACAACAAACTCTAGCTTTATAGAAAACTTGCtaatggttttaaaggcacgaactgaacactattggtaatgactccaaataattattagcataaaaacttacttggcaaatAGCACTagcaaaaagtgtgaatttgcttttttaatgaatggtggacactataggagtgacCTGGGTAATCTTCTATGGCTGTATACTAACGGTGTAAGCAAAGGCGCTTGCaaaagcaggaaattctgcaCTTACTTCAAGCGCATTTCACAAGTTAGCAAGGAATTGTGGCTAGTGCGCGAGTGACTCCATGTTACTAgtcattcttcgcttacacagctagcgcataagggtgattgtaagcgcagaatttggtggtcAGCAGAgcaaatgaaattgggccttggttgGTTTTGGTGCGTAAAGACCATTTAACCCAAAACTCGGCTCAGTTTActagaaaacattgcttaaacattttctgctgagtaaaataagcaggataacagtcaccgagtgtacatgtgacattatacaattgttgcacgctgtgacaggaTCCATTGCGTTTTGTACACctgagggggaaaatggcacccgaggtgGAAATGGCAcctgaggcgaagccgagggtgccattagCCACCGAGTGTGTACAAAACACACGGACCCCAGCCACAGCTAGCaatcattgttttgttataccttggtaacattgttagttctcttctcgaagttctgttgtcatcttcaaacatgaTTAAGACGGAGCACTGCATAGTTTAATCATGGTTGAATAAGCAGACAAACAgttcaaataacaaacaattcatcacatgttccctcgaacccgcgtgtGTTTCGTACAGGGCTGGAAATTGACCGAcagtgggaacgatcaaggtgatgttcaccggtgtacatcacttttcatgtttccCGGCGCGCTGTGCACTACGCGTAGCGCGCATCTTTAGCCATGATGCATGcctatttgttgcacggcacgtgattggttctcgaccaatcaaacttcacaatttgtacagaggtataacaatgtagtttggctggtaaccttattcttgtaagcataattttgttgtgtgctgagctgctttttgtgcttaagcagctctatgacattgggcactcctaatggacccttcccatgaaatacgctaactatattcacgcatgcgtacagaccctgttggttggcaaacgccatagagttgtgcactaagcagacgcgcaatcgcgtctgcgtcacgcacccattagccgtgtacaaaacagcgcgatgctccctcattttgccaaccaaaacgttggtgcgcacgcgctatgtgcaatttacatatttcatgggaagggtctatagTGTCACAGTGCTGTGCCCATCATTTCTCAACAATGTCTTCTTGGGTCAAAGTACTTACCTAGTTCTTGATTCTGCGTAATAATCTGAGCACATGACCATCTGATTCCACTGATGACAGAGGCAGATATAACCATTATAAAACCTTCTGCGTTGAATTGAGTTGACTCAAACGTGAACAAGAACAAGCCACTGGCTATGAGAAGTACGATGACTATCTGACAACCATGCTGTcaatttgaaacaaacaaaaataatatgggtcaaaccaaaattaatattctttatcaccgatgcaCATTTCcatctgttaaagccattgtacactttcggtacagaaaaagaaaaaaaaaagttcacagatttacaaacaatttacagggtttacagaaggtaatggtgaaatacttctcttgaaatattgttccatgaaatgctttacttttcgagaaaacattaaaacaatatcaattttcgatagcgtgaattacggatttattgaaaacacatgtcatgacacggcgaaacttgcggaaacaggggtgggttttcgtgttattttctcccgactccgatgaccgattgagcttaaattttcacaggtttattattttatatataagttgtaatacacgaagtgtgggacttggacaatactgtttactaaaagtgtataatggctgtaAATCGTTGccgtacccgctgccaaaacataggattcgaagcaaccagacactgctctagaatggcaaaggtcgtgggttcgaatcccacctgagtaatatgcctgtgagtttttcacagagctcggaaGTCTACAGTGCTAAACCACATCGGTGCacaatgggtaaaacaaaaattattcatCTTTATCCccgcaaacttaacatctattagttcaactatgtttaaagacaccggacacggATGGTAATTGTTCAactatgtttaaagacactggacactattggtaattgtcaaagcttACCGCTCTCTGTAGTCCAAAAAGAATCGCAAAAACTAGGATGAAAATAATGGCTGTAGATTTAGACATGGTGTACAGTGACACAGTGATGTACAGCAAACTCCAATTGGATAACCCAATGTCCAGTGCACTGCTTATTCCTGAGTGGGGTTTAATAAAAGTACAATTACCGGTAGAACTCAAAGAAAAGGTACaaattattgaattttaaagggtctatgtaacttttgtaggacaaaaaacacaatgtccacagattcacactaaacttacacagtttgaagatgatgatagtagaaagcttcccttaaaatattacctgctgaggtgttgtagtttttggggaaatgagtaaaacaatgtcaagaaactaattttcgtctcatgagacgaaaattattataataatttacaaaggtattttcatgacattcttttactcatttctcaaaaactacagcacctcagtaagtaatatcattatcttcaaaccctgcaagttctatgtaaatctatggacattttgaaaaagtaccaaatcctttaaagagtAAGGGGGGGACACATACCTGTAGGTACCACTTTCCTCATATAGACAGACCATGGTAGAATAATGTTCTTCCTTTTGTTACAGCACTTTAGACAAGTCCGCACTATTGATGCTATTATGAACTTGACTGTAAGATGAACAACGGTGACGGACAGTGGAAAACGAAAACCCTGAAAAACAAAAGCATACATTTAATTACAACTACAAGCATTTGATTTAGGCTAACTTATCGAAAGTGCAAGTAAAAAGAACACTTCTTATGAAAGTCTTTGCTGTGCAAAGCATAACTAAAGAGCATATTCCATGATTTTGCTTGAACTGAAAATTGTCAGTGCAAATTCACAGTGACATCCCTGTGGTCTTACAGGAACATCACTGTAAGTTCACTGGAAAGATCTAGTTTTGTTATTTGCGTTAAACCATTCTCCTCCTAACAAAAGGAAAGTGGTTGAGACCCTTAGAAGTGTGTTGACATAACTGAACACTaatctagggtataacattgtACACtcaaaggtcaacatgggtTATCATTGGATACACAAAGGTCAACAATGGATATAAGCAAGTGTCAACAATAAGGGAAATCCAATGGGGTGTGAGTttaaaccaatggttcttttcagaaccaccacatttagagatagtcattacatggtgttaccgcaaacctttctatatcgtatttccaccatgcaaagtttcaaatcctactaataaggGAAAGGATAAATGAGCAGtaaagcccgattcatacttcctgcgaatgcgaatgcgaatgcgatacgaatgttgacgccacaaactcgcaatgaacaattcgcagcagttcaactcacttgcgaatatcgctgcgaaaggagggttgtgacgtcacatttacgtcaaattcgctttgcattcgcattcgcaggaagtatgaaccgggcttaagaacTAATGGGCAGGGCACAATACCATACAGCtggagacactggacactattggtaattgtcaaagacaagtcttctcacttcatgtatctcaacatgcataaaataataaacttgtgaaaatttaagctcaatcggtgatcgaagttgcaagataataataaaagaaaaaacacccacggtgtcacacgaagttgtgtgctttcatatatgcttgattttgagacctcaaattctaaatctgaggtctcaaaatcaaattcttggacaattacttctttcttgaaaactgttatttcagagggagccgtttctcacaatgttttatactatcgacagctccccatttctcgtaaccaagtaagatgttttgctaataactattttgactaattaccaatagtgtccactgactttaagcaatacttttctgtgcttagcaaatttcctGTGCATACATACAGGCTTAATGGAATTGGACCCTGGCCACTGGAAATCCATGGTGCTTTTAGAGCATTTTCATTTTGACTTTTTTATCACAGTATTTTTGTGGTATAGCCTGGCATGGTGCCCATCGTACTACAGCATCATGAGCAGAAGCACTCATCAGAAAGTACCAGGCTTTTTGTTGTTTGCTTGCtgctttgtttacattttaaaccCACTATAGGCCACGATATTTGGGGATGGATTTTGAAAGATTCAAATGTTGAAATTTTTTAAACTTACCTTAAACATCCACTTGTTGTAAAAAGTCAAGCAGATGGAGCATGTGTAGAAGAATAAAATAAGTGCGAAGGTCTTTATGCAAACCAGAAATACAGAACACCACGATGAGCGAGTCAGTTTGGGCGGGGCCATCTTGTAAAGGGCGGAGTCCACCCTCACCTCCAGGAGGGTCTTGCTCCTTGTACTCTTTTTCATTTTAGACGTAGTGGGAAAAATTTATGATCTTGGTCTGCTGAAGATGAACTGAAGGCCTATCCCATGGGAGTTGAACTACTCGGACATTTTAACCTGTGAGGAGAACATTGAAGacacaattatttataaaaattaggCGTTGCTGACAAGTGAAATTTACTAATCGACTGTTTCCAGCCAGCACcttttcatttgttataaacaaaaaattatattatttactcAAATTAGATTCCTTTACGTAAAAAAAATTAGCGAAAAAGTTGTGGCAGGATACCCAAATCTTTCGAAAGAGTTGCCTACACTCAACCCCATGAACACTTCTACTTCTATGTGGTACTGGGCAATGGTCTGTAAGTCTTGATATAAAGCCAAGGAAGAATAATAATGTGCATGCGCAGCATGGGCGCTACTCCAAACATAGCCCACTTTGTTGAGCTGTTCATGGCTcccttttaacatcggtctcatcacagcGTAATGGAAACTGTGATCGTGGAGGCTAATTCATTCCTCCATGCTGTGATTATGAGattgatgttaaaaaaaataaaagagagccatttttacagctcaacaagacTCCAACCAGTCAGTGCCAATCAGATGAATTACAAGGTGCAAGTAAAACTTCTCAAATCAGCAGTTATCTTCTAGCCCTATTCCATCATAATTGCCAAATACGCTGAGTCATGAGTACATGTAATGTGTTATAGCTGTTTAGTGTTTGTCCACATGATGGAGGAGATTTATCAAATTCAAAAGTAGGTCACTTCTTATATTTATTAAAGTCTACCTACTTCATCACAAAAGACTAAAGTAAATTGCTAGCTACTATAAATAGATTAAATCCAAATCGTATCATTGGGATACGACACTGGATTGGGCCTATTTGGAGGCTAGAACTAAGACGCTCCGGAGGCAGTCTGCCAGCGCCAGACGATGAACTGGTAGAACGGAATAAACAGTGACATGTCCAAAAACCGTCTGACGACCACCACTGCTGCACCAGATGGCTGCTTTTATCCCGGTAGAAAGTCAAAGTGGGAAGTTCAGTTTCCACTTTTATTTTAGAAAGAAAATTAAGACGATCAGGCCCTGTAATTACATTAACCATAACGTACTCACCATACTGGTTAAACCATCTAAACCGTGTTAATTCAGTATTGCTAATAACATTGCAAACTGTCCATGCTGATTTTTGGGGGGCTCAGAATCAGAGGAAATGTCAACAACAAACAGTTTACATGGGATTTTCATGGAGCAACGTGTATAGTCGGGCTCTCTGAAATTACGCTGTATCAACACAAACAACGAGGAAGGAACCAGACACACGTCCTTGCCCTGTAAGCTCGCTTATGAATAATGCATTTTCTACTTTGGCGCGTGCGCTTCAAAGAAGAAAACCTTCAAAGTTTTCGCAACAAGTTCGTAAATTTATCGCTAAaacttttttaggcatctggaaATTAAGCCCACAAATTAATTGTGCAAAAGGGAtgtttttcttacattgttCTCTTGCACCTTCGATGACTTGAGTAAAGTTTTTCAAAGattaattgttatttcatgcactATTATGTTGAGAAATGTATCCAGCGCCCCTAAAAAATGTTATGCATTATGTGAGTATGAACTCTAAATTTTGGTTTGCATTGTAACTCTACCTGTACTCATTTGGacattgaacaaaacaaaatctccaTTGTATTACTACACAGGGAAAAGATTAATGTACATTATATGAAGGTCCCACCGAGACTGAATCCTCAAATAAATATGGGTTTATCTTTTGAGGATTCCCTTTTTGAATCGAATTAGAAAAATAAATGTCCACAGAATTGAAAAGCACATCGGCAATGGCCATGTTGATGATGAACAGGACAGAAATCGACGATCCCAAATCCGTGTCTTGACCAAGAAATGAGTCAAAAATTGAATACGAGTTCAAATCCTTAGAGCCTTGGTCAAGTTCCGGGTCAGATGGTCAGGCCATGGGTAGCGTCTGACTGACCACAAAATGACAAAGGACAAGAGTCCTCCTGGAATATGGGTCAAAAGTTGTGGTAGTGGTACAAAATTGTATGAAGTCCAAATCAATTATTCTATCTTTTAGTAGTTTGAAATTTTATACTTGGGGAAAAGGAAAGAACAATTTTTTAATCTgaagtggggaaaaaaaattacgtTTAATAAaggtcccaccgagatttgaactcggatcgcGAGATTCAGAGTCTCGAGTGCTAACCGTTACACCATGGGGCCGATATATCACCACGCGGTGCAACAATACTAAGAACGATTGGGTAGGTTGAGTAAATACACATGGGTGGaatgtaatgtacattgtaaacgTGCAAGTCCCGACAAATTATTTACTGTAGTAAGTCGTTGGTCAGTCGCGGTGCGGTGATAGCAGAAAAGCAACacctgcagggcccaatttcatagagctgctaagcacaaaaatttgcttagcataacatttcttcctcgataaaaacaggtttaccaaccaaatttccatgtgattttcaggataagcaaacaaaagctgaacaCAAGTAACAatcactatgcaacaaatggaaatttggctggtaatcctgtttttatcggggaagaaatttcatgcttagcaaatttttgtgcttagcagctctatgagattgggccctggacCCGCACACGAGCATTGTAGCAAAATCGAACACTGCAGGCGGATTGTCGAAACAAAAAGACTGTGTACTTTTGTACAGTCACGGAGGTGGATAGTGTGTAGTGCACGGActatcaaattaattttatcATGGagcaacacaaaaaaaaatggaacTAGACTGCTCCATGATTTTATCAGGCACAGTGGTGAAGTAATCGACAGCCTTGCAGCATGGAGCTAGTAATAAACTCCTTGCAGTCAATGCATGATGCACATCCAAGTTATTTGAATCAGACAAAGAAAATCAgaaccccaaaatctaattctgaggttttgatgctcattgtccacaaagcacttaatggcaaggctcccctctatatttctgaacttctccaagtttacactccatcaagaaatcttcgatcaagttccatgcttcttctcattgaacccaagtctcaacactcatggggagacaggtctttttcttcagctgcgccgcGCATcgggaactctctaccacttaattttagaacttgtctttgtaccacaacattcaaatctcttctcaaaacttatcttatgtcacaggttttcaaggactaatttttgttgtgtctgtttttctttgttttgttttgttttgtttgttggtggTTTTACTGcgcttattgttattattaaaatttattCCTTCTAAAAAACTATGATTGTTAACAACGTACCTTCAGAGGGAGgggtttttcacaatgttttctactatcaccagcgatctccattactcattgccaagtaaggttttatgccaacaattaaaaccaatagtgaccactgcctttaatgctaatGAAATATACAAACAGTCAGGTAAAACAATGGCAAAACCAAGTGAAAGGTCAAAAAGCAAGTAGCCCACAActgacttaaagggaaggtacacgtttggtaattactcaaacaaattaacttgaagactgacttggtaacgagcatttgagagctgttgatattataaaacattgtgagaaacgactccctctaaagtaatgtagttttcgagaaagaggtaatttctcactaaattaataaagttttataaaataaaataaaatacttctagctagaagtcttttactcctatctgaaagcacattaattcgtccaacaagggtgtttttctttcataactttctcgcaacttcgatgaccacttattgaacccaaatgttcacaggcttgttatttcatgcttttttatatgatgggatacaccaagtgagaacactggtctttaacaataccaaaattaccaaatgtgtacaatggacactattggtaatattgtcaaagaccagtcttctcactttgtgtatctcatcatgtgtaaaataacaaacctgtaaaaatttagactcaattggtcgtcagttgcgagataactttgaaagaaaaaacacccttgtcacacgtacaaaatgtacatgtagtt is part of the Asterias rubens chromosome 4, eAstRub1.3, whole genome shotgun sequence genome and harbors:
- the LOC117289392 gene encoding solute carrier family 35 member C2-like, with product MKKSTRSKTLLEVRVDSALYKMAPPKLTRSSWCSVFLVCIKTFALILFFYTCSICLTFYNKWMFKGFRFPLSVTVVHLTVKFIIASIVRTCLKCCNKRKNIILPWSVYMRKVVPTGISSALDIGLSNWSLLYITVSLYTMSKSTAIIFILVFAILFGLQRAHGCQIVIVLLIASGLFLFTFESTQFNAEGFIMVISASVISGIRWSCAQIITQNQELGLTNPVDTIYHLQPIMILGLMPVALVVEGVHISSTKLFLGYEDINVFLHTWFTLLIGAVLGFMLALSEFLLLSRTSSLTLSISGIFKEICILYLATEYNGDEMSPINVIGMVVCLAGIALHVVLKAVASKDQDKTRNGTSGKSDLEQLLMNGEANDDDEEEIFTAKRMHVTQL